A genomic region of Lusitaniella coriacea LEGE 07157 contains the following coding sequences:
- the cbiE gene encoding precorrin-6y C5,15-methyltransferase (decarboxylating) subunit CbiE has protein sequence MGLEGAAGLNETAREIVDRATVLVGSERHLSHFPQSSAQRLVLSSFKTAIAQIRQHLDGGQFIVILVTGDPLFFGLGRLLIAEFPPELLSFHPHFSCVQLAFNRIKVPWQDARVISAHGRSLDELTRALQKGWEKIAVLTDSTNTPGAIARLYLALDLPIDYDFWVCEDLGGSQECVACYTLQELQERSFAHLNVVVLLRQERSNTRPLDPSQLPLFGLPDSLFLSFRDRPRLMTKREVRAIVLSELSLQPQQIVWDIGAGTGSVSIEIARLCPTSQVYAIEKTAIGRSLIEQNCQRLQAQNVAPLHGTAPDILNSLPTPHRIFIGGSGGHLPEILEVCVEKLPPNGILVAAFATLEHLNTCLMELQKRPWHYRLLQLNFSHSVPVGSLTRLTPLNPVTIVTASRNAVGA, from the coding sequence ATGGGGTTGGAGGGAGCCGCCGGACTGAACGAAACGGCACGAGAAATTGTCGATCGCGCGACGGTTTTAGTGGGGAGCGAACGCCATTTGAGCCATTTCCCCCAAAGTTCTGCCCAGCGCTTGGTTTTGAGCAGTTTTAAAACCGCGATCGCGCAAATTCGCCAACACCTCGATGGCGGTCAATTCATCGTCATTTTAGTCACGGGGGATCCCCTCTTTTTCGGCTTGGGGCGGCTCTTGATTGCAGAGTTCCCCCCAGAATTATTGAGCTTCCACCCCCACTTTAGTTGCGTTCAACTGGCGTTCAATCGCATAAAGGTTCCTTGGCAGGATGCGCGAGTTATCAGCGCTCACGGGCGCTCCTTGGACGAGTTAACCCGCGCGTTGCAAAAGGGTTGGGAGAAAATTGCCGTTCTCACCGACTCCACCAATACTCCCGGCGCGATCGCGCGCCTTTATCTAGCATTAGATCTACCCATTGACTACGATTTCTGGGTTTGCGAAGATTTGGGCGGCTCCCAAGAATGCGTTGCTTGCTACACCCTCCAAGAACTCCAGGAACGCTCTTTTGCTCATCTCAATGTTGTGGTTCTCCTGCGACAGGAACGCTCCAATACGCGCCCCCTCGACCCCTCTCAACTCCCGCTCTTCGGGCTTCCTGACTCCTTGTTTTTAAGTTTCCGCGATCGTCCACGCCTGATGACCAAACGAGAAGTGCGCGCGATCGTTTTGAGCGAGCTATCCTTGCAACCGCAGCAAATTGTTTGGGATATTGGCGCGGGAACCGGTTCTGTTTCGATTGAAATTGCTCGCCTCTGCCCAACTTCCCAAGTGTACGCCATTGAAAAAACCGCGATCGGACGCAGTTTAATCGAGCAAAATTGCCAGCGCCTCCAAGCACAGAATGTAGCGCCCCTCCACGGAACAGCACCAGATATCCTCAACTCCCTCCCTACACCCCACCGCATCTTTATCGGGGGAAGTGGCGGTCACTTGCCGGAAATATTGGAAGTCTGCGTTGAAAAACTCCCACCCAATGGCATCCTTGTCGCCGCCTTCGCCACCCTCGAACACCTCAACACTTGTTTGATGGAATTACAAAAACGCCCTTGGCACTACCGCCTGCTGCAACTCAACTTCTCCCATTCCGTTCCCGTCGGTTCCCTCACGCGCCTTACACCCCTCAATCCCGTTACCATTGTCACGGCTTCGCGTAACGCTGTAGGAGCATAG
- a CDS encoding tetratricopeptide repeat protein: MNISNKIARICFKLQRPWQSNRGLIGDCANNVTDISPRLLSHQPTVNSQQRVRYHPVTPSPRQSCVVAFVLLLCAFSSFPKTGLAQSLPVLTPTTNTAIERLNQGLTLVQQGKIQEAIAAFQRAAQLNPRLAPAHYNLGLALRQQGHLQPAADAFYQAIQADPNFALAYANLGASLLEGNNLEQARESLQRALEIEPNLGVARYNLGLVLTRLGDFKGAIESLRRAISLSPNAPEPSYHLGLIYFQQGNLEEAQQLLEQATRINPQYPEALYNLGIVYFNQNKLEAALNVFRQSSEVNPNYANAYYGAGLVFLNQNRGRDAQKVLEYARELYLAQGNVEWANNAIQLLQQLRNERY, translated from the coding sequence ATGAATATAAGCAACAAAATTGCCCGTATTTGTTTTAAGCTGCAACGCCCTTGGCAATCCAACAGGGGTCTTATCGGAGATTGCGCGAATAACGTAACAGATATCTCACCCCGTCTCCTCAGTCATCAGCCAACAGTCAACAGTCAACAGAGAGTAAGATATCACCCCGTCACCCCGTCACCCCGTCAATCCTGTGTAGTGGCTTTCGTCTTGCTGCTCTGTGCCTTCTCTAGCTTTCCCAAGACGGGACTCGCCCAATCTCTTCCAGTTTTAACCCCAACCACAAATACCGCGATCGAGCGCCTCAACCAAGGACTAACCCTCGTCCAACAGGGGAAAATCCAAGAAGCAATCGCCGCTTTCCAACGCGCCGCACAACTCAATCCCCGTTTAGCCCCAGCTCACTATAACCTAGGACTCGCTTTGCGCCAACAGGGTCACCTGCAACCTGCCGCCGATGCTTTTTACCAAGCCATTCAAGCAGACCCCAATTTTGCCCTCGCCTACGCCAATTTAGGGGCATCTCTACTGGAAGGAAACAATCTCGAACAAGCGCGAGAGTCCCTACAACGCGCCCTAGAAATCGAACCGAATTTAGGGGTTGCTCGCTACAATCTCGGCTTAGTTCTTACCCGTTTGGGAGATTTTAAAGGGGCAATTGAATCCCTGCGTCGCGCCATCTCCTTAAGCCCCAATGCTCCCGAACCCTCTTACCATCTGGGATTGATTTATTTTCAACAAGGAAACCTCGAAGAAGCCCAACAATTATTAGAACAAGCAACGCGCATCAATCCCCAATACCCAGAAGCCCTCTACAACTTAGGGATTGTCTATTTCAATCAAAACAAACTCGAAGCAGCGCTCAATGTGTTTCGCCAGTCTTCGGAAGTCAATCCTAACTATGCCAATGCTTATTACGGTGCGGGATTGGTCTTCCTCAACCAGAATCGCGGTAGGGATGCTCAAAAAGTCCTTGAATATGCAAGAGAGCTGTATCTTGCTCAGGGGAATGTTGAATGGGCAAATAACGCCATACAGCTCTTACAACAGTTAAGGAATGAGCGGTATTAG
- a CDS encoding element excision factor XisH family protein: protein MTDDPLELEWEEITVKIDLGAERLIAAEREEEKIAVEIKSFIGTSAISDFHTALGQFLNYRMMLEVNEPNRFLYLAVPVETYQTFFHSRFARAAITRHQLQLIVYEPKSEEIVQWIR from the coding sequence ATTACCGACGATCCTTTAGAGCTGGAATGGGAAGAAATTACCGTCAAAATCGATCTAGGGGCTGAGCGATTAATTGCCGCCGAACGAGAGGAGGAAAAAATTGCTGTTGAAATCAAAAGCTTTATTGGGACATCCGCTATTAGTGATTTTCATACAGCTTTGGGACAGTTCTTGAACTACCGGATGATGCTAGAAGTCAATGAACCTAATCGCTTCCTCTATTTAGCCGTTCCTGTTGAAACCTATCAAACGTTTTTTCATAGTCGCTTTGCTCGTGCAGCAATTACGCGGCATCAACTCCAATTAATTGTTTACGAACCCAAGTCAGAGGAAATCGTTCAATGGATAAGGTAG
- a CDS encoding DUF2973 domain-containing protein: protein MLHILYIFAFTIIAFFAIGNLIRSLMTLSIDSQRHYSRANSSSPNSQNSRGMSKVTHPELLDPSGKPIDEPLLVMRSVSVEDARERLDAIYNASPSATLDKGEEGEFA from the coding sequence ATGTTACATATTCTTTACATCTTTGCCTTTACAATCATTGCTTTTTTCGCGATCGGTAATTTGATTCGTAGTTTAATGACCCTCAGTATTGATTCTCAAAGACATTATTCAAGAGCCAATTCCTCATCGCCCAATTCCCAAAACTCAAGAGGAATGAGTAAAGTTACTCATCCAGAGTTATTAGACCCCAGTGGCAAACCCATTGACGAACCATTGTTGGTGATGCGTTCTGTTTCTGTAGAAGATGCTCGCGAACGACTCGATGCAATCTACAACGCTTCTCCGAGTGCAACTCTCGATAAGGGAGAAGAAGGAGAATTTGCTTAG
- a CDS encoding S8 family peptidase — protein MKKFLLMCLFIVGIGFALCPYKGFAAQGEFNSIILDFREDIPATEVQQEVAGLTQKYNLSPRLNSEFSAADNIYILEGDAATLKTLRDSKGLRNDTEYIEPNYFYRAFTTPNDPYYGKQWNLRNINAEQAWDETAGDGVTVAVIDTGVTQVPDLKDTQFVEGYDFVNDRADATDDFGHGTHVAGTVAQSTNNNYGTAGVAYQAKLMPLKVLSASGGGTVADIAEAIRFAADNGADVINMSLGGPSPSEIMEEAVNYAYNKGVVVIAAAGNESSDSASYPARYPHVISVSALDAAGNKAPYSNFGAGVDISAPGGGESGQILQETIDPSTGEAVFAEFQGTSMAAPHVAGVAALIKASGDYSPDEVLDILQESSRKIDGDSLNYFGSGHLDAGAAVKLALKGNISFKDFFRWLRDNGYLNLRFWIDGGMVALLPKLAMVLGSYLLALFLRYYFPFAWSWFLTGGLVAGSSGIFFLRGFYVFDLPQWPFRVMGSSIPELGNAIQGSSALNPVFASVLIPAVLVVLFLGHPKWKWFAIGTALGVSSCLAVNAFISPELWGLGDGWMARAFLIANALLCFGLAKLASQGETNAA, from the coding sequence ATGAAGAAATTTTTGCTAATGTGCCTATTCATCGTTGGAATAGGCTTCGCCCTATGTCCCTATAAAGGCTTTGCTGCCCAGGGCGAATTTAATTCCATTATTTTAGATTTTCGGGAAGATATCCCAGCCACAGAAGTTCAGCAAGAGGTGGCTGGACTCACCCAAAAATACAATCTCTCGCCCCGCCTCAACAGCGAATTTTCGGCTGCGGACAACATTTATATTCTGGAGGGAGATGCAGCCACGCTAAAAACCCTGCGAGACTCCAAAGGGTTGCGCAACGATACAGAGTACATCGAACCGAATTACTTTTATCGCGCCTTCACTACGCCGAATGACCCTTATTACGGCAAGCAGTGGAATCTGCGAAACATTAATGCCGAACAAGCTTGGGATGAAACCGCAGGGGATGGCGTAACTGTTGCAGTGATTGATACGGGAGTGACGCAAGTTCCCGATTTAAAAGACACGCAATTCGTTGAAGGCTATGATTTTGTTAACGATCGCGCGGATGCAACAGACGACTTTGGACATGGCACCCACGTTGCCGGAACCGTCGCCCAATCCACTAACAATAACTACGGTACCGCAGGAGTCGCTTACCAAGCCAAACTCATGCCCCTTAAAGTACTCAGTGCAAGTGGGGGTGGAACTGTTGCAGATATTGCTGAAGCCATCCGTTTTGCTGCCGATAATGGCGCAGATGTCATCAATATGAGTTTGGGGGGACCCTCACCCAGCGAGATAATGGAAGAGGCGGTTAACTATGCCTACAACAAAGGTGTTGTTGTCATTGCTGCTGCGGGGAACGAAAGTAGCGATTCTGCTTCCTATCCCGCACGCTATCCCCACGTTATTAGCGTTTCTGCCCTCGATGCCGCAGGCAATAAAGCCCCCTATTCCAATTTTGGGGCTGGTGTAGATATTTCTGCGCCTGGGGGCGGCGAAAGCGGTCAAATCTTACAAGAAACGATCGATCCGAGTACGGGAGAAGCCGTTTTTGCCGAGTTCCAGGGAACGAGCATGGCTGCCCCCCACGTTGCTGGCGTGGCTGCGTTAATTAAAGCTTCCGGCGATTATTCCCCAGACGAGGTTTTGGATATCCTTCAAGAATCATCTCGAAAAATCGATGGAGATTCCCTAAATTACTTCGGCTCCGGTCATTTGGATGCAGGTGCAGCCGTTAAGCTTGCTCTCAAAGGCAATATCTCGTTCAAAGACTTTTTCCGATGGCTACGGGATAATGGCTACTTAAACCTTCGCTTCTGGATTGATGGCGGAATGGTAGCATTATTGCCGAAGTTGGCGATGGTTTTGGGTTCGTACTTGCTGGCATTGTTTCTGCGCTACTATTTCCCCTTTGCCTGGAGTTGGTTCCTCACAGGGGGTTTAGTTGCAGGTAGTTCCGGCATCTTCTTCTTGCGGGGTTTTTACGTCTTCGATCTCCCGCAATGGCCTTTCCGGGTGATGGGTAGCTCGATTCCGGAGTTGGGCAATGCGATTCAAGGCAGTTCGGCACTCAATCCCGTTTTCGCCAGTGTCTTAATCCCAGCCGTTTTGGTGGTTCTGTTTTTGGGACATCCCAAATGGAAGTGGTTCGCGATTGGCACGGCGTTGGGCGTGTCTTCCTGTTTAGCGGTGAATGCCTTTATTTCCCCGGAATTGTGGGGTTTAGGAGATGGCTGGATGGCGAGAGCGTTCCTGATTGCCAATGCGCTGCTGTGCTTTGGGTTGGCAAAACTTGCGAGTCAAGGGGAGACAAACGCGGCATAA
- a CDS encoding elongation factor G, with translation MNQKVLSGTRNVAIVGPYSSGKTTLLESLLFVTGAITRKGNIKEGTTVSDSVSEARDRGMSVEVSAASTQYENIHLTFLDCPGSIEFAQETYNALVGAGTAIIVCEPVIDRVLTLAPLFKFLDDWEIPHFVFINKMDRSHERFMDILHALKEVSSRPLVPHQYPIRQGDDLVGYIDLVSEQAYHYHSGSPADPVPLPDSLEAEEKAAREEMLETLAEFDDHLLEELLEEIEPPQEEILKDLKQEVSADLIVPVFFGIAEQDYGVRPLIDALIKEAPEPNATAERRGLQTREEGDTLVQILKTYYTLQGGKLSLARVWQGELTDGMVFNGVRAGGLYRLMGQQQEPRDRASVGEIVAIGRMENVQTGDTLSSGNPDDAIALPKADSLEPVYALAIVPENRKDEVKLSSALGKLIEEDPSLHWEQHGDTREVILWGQGEIHLKVALDRMRRKYNLPMSTHLPRIPYKETIRKATTSHGRYKHQSGGHGAFGDVYLDIKPLSRGEGFQFHQTIVGGVVPKQYIPGVEMGVREYLVHGPLGFPVVDVDVTLSNGSYHSVDSSEQAFKQAARIAMTEGMPKCKPILLEPVLLINVSAPSEFTSKVLQLVSGRRGQILGYEPLADWKGWDRVTANLPQAEMQNFIVELRSLTLGVGFFHWEYDCLQQVPDKLKENVLAMTQES, from the coding sequence ATGAACCAAAAAGTCTTATCGGGTACTCGCAATGTCGCCATTGTGGGACCCTACTCCAGTGGTAAAACAACGTTACTTGAAAGTCTCCTATTCGTGACCGGAGCGATTACGCGCAAAGGAAATATCAAAGAGGGGACGACTGTCAGCGATAGCGTTTCGGAGGCGCGCGATCGCGGAATGAGCGTTGAAGTCTCCGCCGCCAGCACCCAATACGAAAATATTCACCTCACTTTTCTCGACTGTCCCGGTTCCATCGAATTTGCCCAAGAAACCTACAACGCCCTCGTGGGAGCGGGTACCGCCATCATCGTCTGCGAACCCGTCATCGATCGCGTCCTCACCCTCGCACCCCTCTTCAAATTCCTCGACGATTGGGAAATTCCCCACTTCGTCTTTATCAACAAAATGGATCGCTCCCACGAACGCTTCATGGACATCCTCCATGCCCTTAAAGAAGTGTCCAGCCGTCCTCTTGTTCCCCATCAATACCCCATTCGCCAAGGAGACGACCTCGTTGGCTATATCGACCTGGTGAGCGAGCAAGCCTATCACTACCACTCCGGAAGTCCCGCCGATCCCGTCCCGCTCCCCGATAGCCTCGAAGCAGAAGAAAAAGCAGCGCGGGAAGAAATGCTCGAAACCCTCGCCGAGTTTGACGACCACCTCCTCGAAGAATTACTCGAAGAAATCGAGCCACCCCAAGAAGAAATTCTCAAAGATTTAAAACAAGAAGTCAGCGCAGACCTGATCGTTCCCGTCTTTTTTGGGATTGCCGAGCAAGACTACGGCGTGCGACCTCTAATCGATGCCCTGATTAAAGAAGCGCCCGAACCCAACGCAACTGCCGAGCGGCGAGGACTCCAAACCCGCGAAGAAGGCGATACCCTCGTCCAGATTCTCAAAACCTATTACACGCTCCAAGGAGGCAAACTCTCTCTGGCTCGCGTGTGGCAAGGGGAATTAACGGATGGGATGGTTTTCAATGGCGTTCGAGCGGGGGGATTGTATCGTTTGATGGGTCAACAGCAGGAACCGCGCGATCGCGCGTCTGTGGGCGAAATCGTGGCAATTGGGCGCATGGAAAACGTCCAGACGGGAGATACCTTAAGCAGCGGCAATCCCGACGACGCAATTGCGCTCCCCAAAGCGGATTCCCTCGAACCTGTATATGCTCTCGCGATCGTCCCGGAAAATCGCAAGGACGAAGTAAAACTCAGCAGCGCCCTCGGTAAACTCATCGAAGAAGACCCCTCCCTCCACTGGGAACAGCACGGGGACACGCGAGAGGTCATCCTTTGGGGACAAGGAGAAATTCACCTCAAAGTCGCCCTCGATCGAATGCGGCGCAAATATAACTTGCCCATGTCCACCCACCTCCCCCGCATTCCCTACAAAGAAACCATTCGCAAAGCCACAACCTCCCACGGTCGCTACAAGCACCAAAGCGGCGGTCACGGAGCCTTTGGGGACGTATATCTCGACATCAAACCCCTCTCTCGCGGCGAAGGCTTCCAATTCCATCAAACCATTGTTGGCGGTGTCGTTCCCAAACAATATATTCCCGGCGTAGAAATGGGCGTTCGGGAGTATCTGGTTCACGGTCCCCTGGGCTTCCCCGTTGTGGATGTGGATGTGACGCTCTCCAACGGTTCCTACCACTCCGTTGATAGTTCCGAACAAGCCTTTAAACAGGCGGCGCGCATTGCCATGACTGAAGGAATGCCCAAGTGCAAACCCATCCTCCTCGAACCCGTGTTATTAATCAACGTCAGCGCACCTTCGGAGTTTACCTCGAAGGTGTTGCAGTTGGTGAGCGGACGACGGGGACAAATCCTCGGTTACGAACCCCTTGCCGATTGGAAAGGTTGGGATCGGGTGACGGCAAATCTCCCGCAAGCGGAGATGCAAAACTTTATTGTTGAGTTGCGTTCTCTCACTTTGGGTGTTGGGTTCTTCCATTGGGAGTACGACTGCTTGCAGCAAGTTCCGGATAAGTTGAAAGAGAATGTTTTAGCTATGACTCAAGAGAGTTAA
- a CDS encoding VOC family protein: MEIQQCLHTTILTRDLAKAEHFYGEVLGLTPVERTPKFPGTWYQVGDYQIHLIVDPHFTAPLHHAQKWGRNPHIAFCVADINRAIATLTQHNFPFQMSASGRPALFVRDPDGNVLELSGSLPPQS, from the coding sequence GTGGAAATTCAACAGTGCTTGCATACGACAATTTTGACGCGGGATCTGGCGAAGGCAGAGCATTTCTACGGCGAGGTGTTGGGGTTGACTCCAGTTGAGCGAACGCCGAAGTTTCCCGGTACGTGGTATCAAGTAGGAGACTACCAAATTCACCTAATTGTTGACCCCCACTTTACCGCACCGCTACACCATGCTCAGAAGTGGGGACGCAACCCCCACATTGCTTTCTGTGTTGCCGATATTAATCGCGCGATCGCGACCCTAACACAACACAACTTCCCCTTTCAAATGAGCGCATCCGGTCGTCCGGCACTTTTTGTGCGCGATCCCGATGGCAACGTTCTCGAACTTTCTGGCAGCTTGCCACCCCAATCTTGA
- a CDS encoding DUF3134 domain-containing protein translates to MSLPPIVGRSNRSMESENSKLSQDITVSQPKTVENRALTQEPRYEPAAVIPLKRETSLLSWLESGGRLLPREKVEERRATNDASEEDIADLIEGDDKDYDDDDDNATVED, encoded by the coding sequence ATGTCATTACCCCCTATTGTAGGAAGAAGCAACAGAAGTATGGAGTCTGAAAACTCAAAATTGTCCCAAGATATAACAGTATCTCAACCCAAAACAGTTGAAAATCGCGCCCTGACTCAAGAACCCCGTTACGAACCCGCCGCAGTTATCCCCCTCAAGCGAGAAACTTCGCTATTGAGTTGGTTAGAATCCGGAGGAAGGCTCTTACCCCGTGAAAAGGTAGAAGAACGTCGAGCGACAAACGATGCTTCAGAAGAAGATATTGCCGATCTCATTGAAGGGGATGACAAAGACTACGATGACGACGATGATAATGCGACTGTTGAGGATTAG
- a CDS encoding XisI protein, with protein sequence MDKVERYRTCIQTLLEKYSQFKSRSEEVESALFFDPSHDRYQLMRVGWKGLERVYYTVLHFDIKDEKIWLQHNATDVDIGQELVEMGVLKEDIVLGLHPSYKRPYTGYGVA encoded by the coding sequence ATGGATAAGGTAGAGCGTTATCGAACCTGTATTCAAACCTTGCTAGAGAAGTACAGTCAATTTAAATCTCGCAGTGAGGAGGTAGAAAGCGCCTTGTTTTTCGATCCGAGCCACGATCGCTATCAACTTATGCGGGTGGGATGGAAAGGTTTGGAGCGCGTTTATTACACCGTTCTGCATTTCGATATCAAAGATGAAAAAATCTGGCTTCAGCACAATGCCACTGATGTCGATATCGGTCAAGAATTGGTAGAAATGGGTGTTCTGAAAGAAGACATCGTACTGGGTCTGCATCCTTCTTACAAGCGTCCCTATACTGGGTATGGAGTGGCTTGA
- a CDS encoding PAP/fibrillin family protein has product MSQKAELLRAIAGKNRGLLADEIEKVAILRAIAQLEDLNPTPNPVERPDLLEGNWRLLYTNSRGLLGLNQFPLLQLGQIYQCLRVDQGKVYNIAEIVGLPLLEGLVSVVARFEVVSNRRVTVKFERSIVGLQRFMGYKSPDEMIKNIEGGKKFFPLDFSIENRDRAGWLDITYLDENMRIGRGNEGSVFVLIK; this is encoded by the coding sequence ATGAGCCAAAAAGCAGAACTTTTGAGGGCGATCGCGGGTAAAAATCGCGGATTGCTGGCGGACGAAATTGAAAAGGTTGCAATTCTTCGCGCGATCGCGCAGCTTGAAGATTTGAACCCTACGCCAAACCCCGTCGAACGTCCCGATCTCTTGGAGGGAAATTGGCGTTTGCTCTATACGAACAGTCGAGGTCTTCTCGGTTTGAATCAGTTTCCTTTGCTACAACTGGGTCAAATTTATCAGTGTTTGCGCGTTGACCAAGGCAAAGTTTACAATATCGCCGAAATTGTCGGATTGCCGCTTTTGGAAGGGTTAGTGAGCGTTGTGGCGCGGTTTGAGGTCGTATCCAATCGGCGAGTGACGGTCAAGTTCGAGCGCTCGATTGTGGGGTTGCAACGCTTTATGGGCTATAAGTCTCCCGATGAAATGATTAAAAATATTGAAGGGGGGAAAAAGTTTTTTCCTCTGGATTTTAGTATTGAAAACCGCGATCGCGCGGGATGGTTGGATATTACCTATCTCGATGAGAATATGCGCATTGGACGCGGCAACGAGGGGAGCGTGTTTGTATTAATTAAATAA
- a CDS encoding DUF2811 domain-containing protein: MNTNISILAEIPEELHQSLKNYLDTHPTWDQDRVFSAALALFFQQNAHKPEIQLFPTASSLKTVYLPTQPFYFPLSEVSTALGN, from the coding sequence ATGAATACGAACATCAGCATCTTGGCAGAAATTCCAGAAGAACTCCATCAATCCCTGAAAAACTACCTCGACACCCATCCCACTTGGGATCAAGATCGGGTTTTCAGTGCCGCACTCGCCCTCTTTTTCCAACAAAATGCTCACAAACCAGAAATCCAACTCTTTCCCACCGCCAGTTCCCTGAAAACCGTTTATCTACCCACTCAACCTTTCTACTTTCCCTTGAGCGAAGTTTCAACGGCGTTGGGGAACTAA
- a CDS encoding DUF2605 domain-containing protein, translated as MSLTDPSNREILKTVLEPLLEDFLYWFSRSRDLLESETIEFLSSEEHAALLAQLQNAQKEVHTAQILCKATNGQAGIETKTMMHWHNLVTQCWKISSKWRSQQNKQYRGIQFE; from the coding sequence ATGTCATTAACCGATCCTTCCAATCGCGAAATACTGAAGACCGTGCTAGAGCCTTTGTTAGAAGATTTCCTGTATTGGTTTTCGCGATCGCGCGATTTATTAGAATCAGAAACAATCGAGTTTTTAAGTTCGGAAGAACACGCTGCTCTCCTCGCACAACTCCAAAATGCGCAGAAGGAAGTCCATACAGCTCAGATATTGTGCAAAGCAACCAACGGTCAAGCCGGAATTGAAACCAAGACGATGATGCACTGGCATAATCTCGTCACTCAATGTTGGAAAATATCGAGCAAATGGCGTTCCCAGCAAAATAAACAGTATCGGGGAATACAATTTGAGTAA
- the mraY gene encoding phospho-N-acetylmuramoyl-pentapeptide-transferase, protein MEAKLFSGTGVIKPSGSSLLVLLTSLLTGFALLLDWTNQQGLALTIPLLTCALVSGGIGYWIVPLLQRLKAGQVMQDDGLKSHLKKAGTPTMGGIFFIPVAVALALFWSGFSPMVLAVSAVTLAYMSIGWIDDWKILQLQSNKGISPRMKLALQIIVAAAFCIWVFLSQPASITSIALPLGLTLPLGIVFWIIAGFVLVAESNSTNITDGVDGLASGTCAIALLGLAALISANTPDLALFCACLSGSCLGFIVHNRNPAKVFMGDTGSLALGGALAAVGILSQNLWGLFIISGIFFIESLSVIAQVSYYKATKDSNGKGKRLLRMAPIHHHLELCGWSETQIVGAFYLISFGLAILGILFA, encoded by the coding sequence GTGGAAGCAAAGTTATTTTCCGGAACAGGTGTAATCAAACCTTCAGGGTCAAGTTTATTAGTATTGCTGACCAGTCTTTTGACCGGGTTTGCGCTGTTGCTAGATTGGACGAATCAGCAAGGACTTGCCCTAACAATACCCCTCCTAACTTGTGCCTTAGTTAGCGGCGGAATTGGCTATTGGATTGTTCCCCTCCTGCAACGCTTAAAAGCCGGACAGGTAATGCAGGATGATGGACTCAAAAGCCATCTCAAAAAAGCGGGAACCCCAACAATGGGCGGTATCTTCTTCATCCCCGTCGCCGTTGCTCTCGCCCTATTTTGGTCGGGATTTTCGCCAATGGTTTTGGCTGTCTCCGCAGTCACCCTTGCGTACATGAGTATTGGCTGGATTGATGACTGGAAAATTCTACAACTCCAATCCAATAAAGGTATTTCACCGCGAATGAAACTCGCCCTACAAATTATTGTTGCGGCGGCTTTTTGTATTTGGGTATTTTTGAGCCAACCCGCAAGCATTACCTCCATTGCCCTACCGTTAGGACTGACCCTACCTTTAGGGATCGTTTTTTGGATTATTGCTGGGTTTGTGCTAGTTGCTGAAAGTAACTCAACCAATATAACCGATGGGGTTGATGGTTTAGCGTCTGGAACCTGCGCGATCGCGCTCTTGGGTCTAGCTGCTCTAATTAGCGCGAATACGCCGGATTTAGCCCTCTTCTGTGCCTGTTTGAGTGGAAGTTGCCTCGGTTTCATCGTCCACAACCGCAACCCCGCAAAAGTATTTATGGGCGATACAGGTTCCCTCGCCCTCGGTGGGGCGCTTGCCGCCGTTGGCATCCTCAGTCAGAACCTATGGGGCTTATTCATCATTAGCGGTATTTTCTTCATCGAATCCCTCTCCGTCATTGCCCAAGTCAGCTACTACAAAGCCACCAAAGACTCCAATGGCAAAGGGAAGCGCCTGCTGAGAATGGCTCCCATCCACCATCACCTCGAACTCTGCGGTTGGTCGGAGACTCAAATTGTCGGCGCATTCTACCTGATTAGCTTTGGACTTGCGATCCTAGGAATCCTCTTTGCATAA